One Dromiciops gliroides isolate mDroGli1 chromosome 3, mDroGli1.pri, whole genome shotgun sequence DNA segment encodes these proteins:
- the LOC122750591 gene encoding olfactory receptor 56A3-like, which translates to MILSNGSSSTEVSEFLLNCFVKSPSWQHWLSLPLSLLFLLAMGANATLLITIRLEAALHEPMYYLLSLLSILDMVLCLTVIPKVLLVFWFDLRPISFSACFLQMFIMNNFLPMESCTFLVMAYDRYVAICHPLRYPSIITDQFVVKASIFIVARNTLLTAPIPILSARLHYCGNNIIENCICANLSVSKLSCDNVTLNKIYQLIVAWTLLGSDLILIFLSYSFILRAVMKLKAKGAAAKALSTCGSHFILILFFSTILLVFIFTHMAKKKVSHDVPVLLNVLHHVIPAALNPIVYGVRTKEIKQGIWRLLRKGQ; encoded by the coding sequence ATGATACTTTCCAATGGGTCTTCCTCCACTGAGGTCTCTGAGTTCCTCCTGAACTGTTTTGTCAAATCTCCAAGTTGGCAGCACTGGCTCTCCCTGCCCTTGAGTCTACTCTTCCTCCTGGCCATGGGTGCTAACGCCACCCTCCTAATCACCATTAGGCTGGAAGCAGCCTTACATGAACCCATGTACTACTTGCTCAGCCTCCTCTCCATACTGGACATGGTGCTCTGTCTCACTGTCATCCCCAAAGTCCTGCTTGTCTTTTGGTTTGACCTCAGACCCATCAGCTTCTCTGCCTGCTTCCTCCAAATGTTTATCATGAACAACTTTCTCCCCATGGAATCTTGCACCTTTTTGGTAATGGCATATGACCGCTATGTGGCCATATGCCATCCCTTGCGCTACCCATCCATCATCACTGATCAATTTGTTGTCAAAGCTAGTATCTTTATTGTGGCACGGAACACCCTGCTTACTGCTCCAATTCCCATCCTCTCTGCCAGGCTCCATTACTGTGGGAATAACATCATTGAGAATTGTATTTGTGCCAACCTGTCAGTCTCCAAACTCTCCTGTGACAATGTTACTCTCAACAAGATCTATCAGTTAATTGTAGCCTGGACACTGTTAGGCTCTGATCTTATACTTATTTTTCTCTCCTATTCCTTCATTCTGCGGGCTGTGATGAAGCTTAAGGCCAAAGGGGCTGCTGCGAAGGCCCTGAGCACATGTGGTTCCCACTTTATCCTGATTCTCTTCTTTAGCACCATCCTCCTGGTTTTCATCTTTACTCACATGGCCAAGAAAAAGGTTTCCCATGATGTCCCTGTCCTACTCAATGTCCTGCACCATGTAATCCCTGCTGCCCTTAACCCAATTGTATATGGGGTGAGGACAAAGGAAATTAAACAGGGAATCTGGAGGTTACTGAGGAAGGGGCAATGA